The nucleotide window CCGGTGAGTGTCCCGCGCTCGTTTCACGAGCATTGCATACGTATGCCGGAACCACTGCTTCACACGCTCGAAGAGGTGCACACCTTTGTTTACGGCGACGTTCGTCAGTTTCTGCTGGTGCGCGAAATCGTAGTTGACCACCCACTCGCGCCAGAATTCCTGCGCGGCATCCATGTACAGCTGCATGCGGCTCCACGTCGTAACAACCGGAGCGCTCCCTGCGGGTGTGGGATCGAAGCTGTACCAACCCAATCCGGCGAAGAACACTTCCACCCAGGCGTGCGCATCCTGCGCGCGAATAATAAAGTTGCCGGTGAGGTCGTTCCATTCGCCTCCCCGGAAACCGGTCACAAGTCGTGTTGGGATACCGACTTCGCGCAACAAAACCGCCATCGAGGAGGCGAAGTATTCGCAGTGTCCTGCCTTGCGATCAAAAAGAAAATATGCAACCGGATCCTTCTCGTATCGTGATGGGAGTTGCAGCGTGTAGGTGTACTTCGAGAGATAAGCCTGAACGGCGGCGGCCTTTTCGATAGGCGTTCGCGCGTGTGCTGTAATTTGTTGCGCCAGCTCTGCAATGCGCGGGTCGAGGTCGTCAGGCAGTTCCAGGTATTTCTTGATCTCGGGCGGATAGGGCCCGCTGGAAGATTCGAACTCCTGCAGGGTCGGTTGGCTGAGATCCGACGTACCGCTATAAAGCATTGTCGGATGTTCGCGGTCGGTGTTGATTACAACTTGGGCGTCATCTTCCGAGAGTTCCCGAAACGGCCCGGATATAAGGATAGGCGAGGGGATGGTGAAGAGAATGTTCGTCCCGATCGGCTCGAGCATGACGCGGTACTTGATGATCTGCGGCCGACGACTCACGGCAAGTCTCGTTGTCGGACTTGGCGGAGTCAGGCGCACATCGAAGCTACCCCCGAAGTTCGGGAGGTTTCTCATATCGTGCGGGGGATTGAACCAGTTCTTCCCGTCGAATTCGCTGAGGGTATTGCCACGCAGGAGAACGCCAGCACCTTTCTGCCCCGCGCCTATTCGAACATGCGCCACAATTTGGCTCGACTGTTGAATCCGGCCGATCTCGCCAAGTGCGACGCTGTCGCTGAATCCGGTTACTAGCTCATTCTGCTGCGCCAGTTTGCTCAGGTAACCACCGGTTGCGATTCGCGGTATGACGAAGAAGATTCCGACCGATGCCAGCACAATACTGCCGACGAGCGCCATTCCCATCATCGACAGAGCATAGGAAAAGACTTTCCGGCGTTTGCGTTGACGCAAGCCGATTGGCCTTCCCAGGTGCTGTACGGGGCCGCCGCGTAGCGCCGATCGGCGCATTTCCAGCGCCATGAACGTGACCACGCCGATAAACAGGAAAATGCCCAGCGCGCCCAGGAAAACCGAATCAACGGTCAGGATGGCCGCGGAGAGCACCTCCAGGAACGCTAGCATCGTCAGGTACGCGTAGTCGCGGTCGCGGTGGATTGAGAACATCTTCACGATGATTCCGAACAGCAGCAGGTGAACCGTCGCGATTACGAAATTGTCGGATATGAAAAAGAAATCGAGGATGTAGACCAGGACATAAATGAGCCCCAGGTACGAAGTAACGCGCTCGGGAATGGTGATAGTCTTGCCGCGACCGAGCAAGTACCCGCGCAGCAGCAGGGCCACGCACATACACACGCTGCTCAGCGGGTCCAGCTTTCCCGTCACGACCAGTGTCAGGAATCCCATCGCGAGCAACAACAGTAGACACACCTGGAAGTACTGCTCGATAGCAGGGGGTACAACCGGGCGATCGCTCCTCAGGATGGGTGCGGAATCGGACATCGTGTGGCTTTATTGTAGTGGAGCTTTAGCTCCCAGCAGCGGAGACTTTCGGAGAATCGGAATCGACAGGATTAAGACCGCAGGTTAATTGCGGTTTGCGCGTCGGGGAGTTGCGAAAATAAAGCCGGACACCGGCTGCCTACTGCACACGCAAGAGCCCGTTACCGTTGCTTCCTTCCGGACCTGGCGGGATTGGCGGGAAGACGTTGCGTAGGACCGATGTCCGACCATTCAAATTTTATCAAAGATTCCATTTACGTGGGCGTTCCTTCAGGGTGGCTTTCAACGCCTCAAATCAGCAACTCGCGTGCCCTCATAACCCACTTGGTACTTTCCGTTTACACTAACGGCAGTCATCATTGAGAATAGAATTTTCTCCGGAGCACTAGATTGAAACCTGTCCGCGCCAAGATTTCTGCGTTGGGTACATTTGTACCGCCCCGAGTCCTCGACAACTTCCAGCTTGAAAAGATGGTGGAGACCACGAACGAGTGGATCCTCGAACGTACCGGAATCCGTGAGCGGCACATTGTGGATAAGGGGATCGCCGCCAGCGATCTCGCCGTTTGCGCCGTTCGTGACATGGTCGCTCGTTATGGCGTTGACCTGAATGAAATCGAAGCAATTGTTTTAGCCACCGTTACCCCGGACATGATGTATCCGTCCACGGCCTGCCTTATCCAGCACAAGCTCAATCTCTCCAATGTCTGGGGATTTGATCTGTCCGCAGGGTGCTCGGGATTCGTATTTGCCCTCACGGCCGGCGCGAAACTCGTCGAAAGTGGCGCCCATAAGAAAGTCCTCGTCATCGGCGCGGACGTCAACTCCTCGATGATCGACTACAAGGACCGCGCGACCTGCATCATCTTCGGCGACGGCGCTGGTGCGGTCCTTCTCGAACCCGCCCAGGATGGCGAGCCCCACATCATCGATTTTGTGCACCAGGTGGAAGGCTTCGGAGGGCAGTTCCTCAATATGCCCGGCGGAGGATCGCTGAATCCGGCGTCGAAGGACACGATTGAGAAGAACATGCACGTCGTGCACCAGGACGGTCAGCAGGTGTTCAAGTATGCCGTGAAG belongs to Terriglobia bacterium and includes:
- a CDS encoding DUF3488 and transglutaminase-like domain-containing protein translates to MSDSAPILRSDRPVVPPAIEQYFQVCLLLLLAMGFLTLVVTGKLDPLSSVCMCVALLLRGYLLGRGKTITIPERVTSYLGLIYVLVYILDFFFISDNFVIATVHLLLFGIIVKMFSIHRDRDYAYLTMLAFLEVLSAAILTVDSVFLGALGIFLFIGVVTFMALEMRRSALRGGPVQHLGRPIGLRQRKRRKVFSYALSMMGMALVGSIVLASVGIFFVIPRIATGGYLSKLAQQNELVTGFSDSVALGEIGRIQQSSQIVAHVRIGAGQKGAGVLLRGNTLSEFDGKNWFNPPHDMRNLPNFGGSFDVRLTPPSPTTRLAVSRRPQIIKYRVMLEPIGTNILFTIPSPILISGPFRELSEDDAQVVINTDREHPTMLYSGTSDLSQPTLQEFESSSGPYPPEIKKYLELPDDLDPRIAELAQQITAHARTPIEKAAAVQAYLSKYTYTLQLPSRYEKDPVAYFLFDRKAGHCEYFASSMAVLLREVGIPTRLVTGFRGGEWNDLTGNFIIRAQDAHAWVEVFFAGLGWYSFDPTPAGSAPVVTTWSRMQLYMDAAQEFWREWVVNYDFAHQQKLTNVAVNKGVHLFERVKQWFRHTYAMLVKRARDTHRVLVNSPRAYVTSVVLFIAGLLLLLNVPRVARAIRTQHIARNPGKAPQGAASIWYRKMTNAMARRGHRKLPSQTPEEFVAKISDARLRDGVARFTEHYERARFGNSAEDAVELPKIYEELVQK
- a CDS encoding beta-ketoacyl-ACP synthase III produces the protein MKPVRAKISALGTFVPPRVLDNFQLEKMVETTNEWILERTGIRERHIVDKGIAASDLAVCAVRDMVARYGVDLNEIEAIVLATVTPDMMYPSTACLIQHKLNLSNVWGFDLSAGCSGFVFALTAGAKLVESGAHKKVLVIGADVNSSMIDYKDRATCIIFGDGAGAVLLEPAQDGEPHIIDFVHQVEGFGGQFLNMPGGGSLNPASKDTIEKNMHVVHQDGQQVFKYAVKKMAEMTENVLKRNNLTGADVDCFIAHQANKRIITATADRLKMPPEKVIINIDRYGNTTAGTIPLAMDTALKEGKLKKGDTVLLAAVGAGFTSGATLLKWAF